Genomic segment of Sphingopyxis lindanitolerans:
GAGCGCCTGCAAGGCAGTCGAAGGGGACGGCTGATGACCGAATCGGCCGCGATCTGCGAGCGCATCGCCGAAGGGACGCCGCTCGAGGTGCGCCGCGACGAAGCCGATTATTGGGACGCGCGCAACTGGCTCCACCGCAGCGACGCGACGCTGACCTTCCCGCTCGCGATCATGATCCGCTACACCCGCGTCGAGCCCGAGCACCGCCGCCTCGCGCAGGCGGTCGCGGACTATAAGGCCTTCTTCGGCGGCCGCGCCAAAAGCATCGAGGCGGCGCTGGCGGACGGCCGCGACTGGCTGGTGGCGGGACGCTTCACCGTCGTCGACATCGTCATCGGCTATGCGGCGTTCCTGGCGACGACGCTGGGGGCGGACGATGGGCTGGGCGAGGCAACGCGGCATTGGCTGGCGCGCTGCATGGCGCGCGATGGGTTCAAGGCAGCCCGGCGGCGGCAGACGATCGGTTGATCGCGCCGGATCACGGCGAAGTCACAAGGCCTCGCCGCCGCGGTTTCGCGGCTCCTGGCACGCGACCTTGACTTTTGGGGAATAATCGCCCATATAGTCCGGGCTAACGTCGCCTGCGACGGAAATTTACGGCCTTTCCGGCACTATCTTCCCTTCACACGCTACCAGCTCCGCCGGTGCATTTTGCCGGGGGATTTTCTATTTCCGTGAAAGGAAAAACACTCATGGCTACCGGTATCGTCAAATTTTTCAGCCAGGACAAGGGTTATGGCTTCATCGAGAACGAAGACGGCTCGGGCGACAATTTCGTCCACATCACCGCCGTCCAGAGCGCCGGGATGACGACGCTGAACAAGGATCAGCGCGTTTCCTACGAACTCGAAACCGGCCGGAACGGCAAGACCTCGGCGATCAACCTCCAGTCGGCCTGATAATTGGCCAAAGAGGAACTGATGACCTTCGAGGGGCAGATCGATGAGATCCTGCCCGACGGACGCTTCGGCGTCGTGCTCGAAAATGGTCACCGGGTCATCGTCTATACGGCTGGCCGGATGCGGCGTTTCCGCATCCGGTCGGTCGTCGGCGATGCCGTCCGCGTCGAAATGACGCCCTATGACCTGACCAAGGGTCGCCTCGTCTACCGCGAACGCGGGGGCGGGCCGGCCGTTGCCGGCCAGCGCAAACGGCGCTGACCCACCAAGGACGTCGGCGCGGCACGCGCTGACCTTTACCGATGAGATCGGCGCCCTTCGCGCCGGTCTCCAATATTATTACATAGAATCAAAGATAAAGATGATGACAATATTTCCTAACCCTATGATCTACCCCGCTCTGCCCGCGCTGTCGCTGGCCGGCAAGGCACAGACGGCCATAACGCCGCGCCGCCGCCCGACGCTGTCGCGCCGCGAACTCCGGCGACTGATCGCCGACATGGTCGATTGACCCGAACCCTGAAGGAGCCACCACCGTGTCGGCCACCATCGATTTCTATCTCACCCAGGCCGAAAAATGCACGGCGGAGGCCGAGACCTCGCCGCTGAACCAGGTTCGCGATCGCAATTTGCGCGCCGCCGCGGCGTGGCAGGCGATGGCCGACAAGCTGCTCCACTCCGAAAGACTGCGCGCCGAAAAGGAGCAGCTCGCCGCCGCCGCGGCGAAAGGCTGATCGCTTCGGCGCCGTCCTTCGGCGCTGGCCATACCGCCCTTCGGGCCTCTTCCCGTCACGAACGCATCCTCTCTTGCGCGGCCTTCCCTTTACGTTAAGGTAAGCCTCAAACTGCAACCGAGAGTGAGTGATTCATGGCCCTTCCTCCGATCTTCGACCGTCTGCGCCTGCCCGTCATCGGATCGCCTTTGTTCATCGTTTCGGGCCCCGAACTCGTCATCGCCCAGTGCAAGGCCGGGGTGGTCGGCAGCTTTCCAGCGCTCAACGCGCGGCCGCAGCCGCTGCTCGACGAATGGCTGCACCAGATCACCGAGGAGCTGGCGGCGTGGGACCGCGCCCATCCCGATCGCCTGTCGGCGCCCTTCGCGGTCAACCAGATCGTCCACAAATCGAACGACCGCCTCGAAGCCGACATCGCGACCTGCGAGAAGTGGAAGGTGCCGATCACCATCACCTCGCTCGGCGCCCGCGCCGAACTCAACCAGGCGGTGCATGGCTGGGGCGGCATAACCCTGCACGACGTCATCGACGATCGCTTTGCCCGCAAGGCGGTCGAAAAGGGCGCCGACGGCCTGATCCCGGTCGCGGCGGGTGCGGGCGGCCATGCCGGGCGCCAGTCGCCCTTTGCGCTGGTGCAGGAAATCCGCGAATGGTTCGACGGCCCCGTCGCGCTGTCGGGAGCGATCGGCCACGGCCGCTCGATCCTCGCCGCGCAGGCCTGCGGCGCCGACCTCGCCTATATCGGCAGCGCCTTCATCGCGACCGCCGAAGCCAATGCCGAGGACGGCTACAAGAATGGCATCGTCGAGGGCCGCGCCGACGACATCGTCTATTCCAACCTCTTCACCGGGGTCCACGGCAACTACCTCCGCCAATCGATCGTCGCGGCGGGGATGGACCCCGACAGCCTGCCCGAAGGCGACCTCAAGACGATGAACTTCGGTTCGGGCGGCAATACCAAGGTCAAGGCGTGGAAGGACATCTGGGGATCGGGCCAGGGCATCGGCCCCGTCACCGCGGTCCGCCCGGTCGCCGAATTCGTCGCCGAACTCGAAGCGCAATATTTGGCCGCGCGCCGCGAACTCGAAGCAAAGGTGCGGCTCTAATACCAAGGTGCGGCGATCCTGACCCATGAGGACGGCTTCTGGCGGTTCTCGGCAAGGAGGCTGCGACGTGGCGATGAACCCATCGCCGCTTCCGCTCCTCTTCGCCAGCAAACGGGACTGGCAATCCTCATGGGTCAGCGTCACCGCACCTTGGTATAACCTCCGAACAGCCGCCCGATCGCATCGTCGAGATAGGGGCGATCGGCGAACAGCCGCATCGGATCGCGCCGATTGAGCCAGAAGGCGCCGCCGTGCCGGTCAGTCAGCGCCCGCCGCATCACATCCTGCAACAGGCGCAGCCGCATCGTCGCGGTGCGCCGGGCGCTCCGCAGATCGGCGGGAGCGTGCAGCGCGAAGTGGACCCGCACCTGCTCGACGCGCGCCGCGAGGACGTCATTATAGTCGCGGGGCGGCCCGCGGTGGAGCGCGTGGCCCGACGACAGGGCCGCGCTTTCACATCCCGGCAGGATCAGGCCGTTGCGGTCGAACCGGTGAAGCGCGAAGCCGTCGATTTCCAGTTGGCGGAACATCGCTGCCATTTGCGGTCGCCGCAGCAGCGCGACCGGAATCAGATGGTGGCGCTGGAAACCGGGCTGCGGCGGGGGCGCTCCTTGCCACCGCCGCATCGCCGTCAAAGGTCGCTGCCGAATTCCACGCGAACGATCGTCCGCCCGCCCGCCTCGCCAACGGTCGGGACCATCGACACCCATTCGCCGGGGTCGAGGCCCCGCAAGCGCCGGGCGTCGGTGACCGGGCCGTTCAAGATGATATCGAGCGCCAGCCGCGCCAGCCGCCGGACCATTTCGGCGACCGTCCAGCTCGCGGGAATCCGGCCCTCGATCTCCTGCTCGCCGAACAGCGCGAGTCCCCGGGTCCGGACGACCGCGCCGCCCGCTGCTTCGCTGCGGCGAAAGGCGATCAGATGCAGCACCGGCGGCATGCCGCTCGCCAGCATCTCGGCAATGGCCTCGCGGAATTGGGGCGCGTCGGTCCACAGCCGTGCCGGGCCCCAGAAAATATGGCTCGCGTCGAACAGGTCGACCAGCAACACCATCGTCTTGAAGAATTCGCGCAGCCGCATCGCCAGATTTCCCGGCGTATCGCGGCCTCCCCCCGCTTCGGGAATCAACACCCACACCCGCCCTGCGCCGCGCCATGTTTCGCACAGCCGCGCCGCAAGCTGGCTGGTCGCGGGATGCCGCGGATCGGCGAGGTCGAGCGTAGCGGCCGACGCGCGGCCGATCAGCGCCGAGGCCGATCCGAACCGCAGGCGGAACATCGGCGCTTCGGCGCGCGGATCGTTCGGGTCCAGGGGTTCGGGGCGAAGGCCCATGCGGCGCAGCGCCGCCGCGAGTCCGGCTTCGCCGCCGTCGTCCGCCCTCCCGACGATCAACGCAAGGGGTTCCGGCGCCACCGGCATGATCGGCCTGTTGCTGCTTTCCGTCCGCATGTCGCTGGTCGCCCTGCCCGAGGGATCGATCCTGCATCGCAAGACTTGCCGCAATGTTCAAACGCTTATTCGGACATTGCGGTAAGTTAACCCGCGACAATCAAATCGCGACCTGGCTCCCCAGCTCGACCACGCGATTCGTCGGCAGGCGGAAATATTCCATCGCGCTTTCCGAATTGCGCAGCATCCACGCGAACAATTTCTCGCGCCAGATCGGCATGCCGGGCTTGCTCGCGGCGATCAGCGTCTGGCGCGACAGGAAAAAGCTGGTCTCGAGCATCTTGAACTCGCCGCCGCAGCCGGTGACGCGCTTCAGCGCCTCGGGGACGTCGACCGGCTGCATGAAACCATAATTCAGGATCAGCCGGTGGAACCCCTGCCCCAGATCGTCGAGCTGGCACAATCGCTCTTCCTGCACGAACGGCACGTCGGCGATCTTGATCGTCAGCAGGATGATACGTTCGTGCAGCACCTTGTTGTGCTTGAGATTGTGGAGCAGCGCGTGCGGCACGCCGTCCGACGACGACGTCATGAACACCGCGGTGCCGGGAACCCGCGTCGCGCTGTTGGCGGCGGACTTGACGAACACCGGGATCGGCATCGCGCCCTCGGCCATTTCCTGCTGCATCAGCTTGCGTCCGCGCGACCAGGTCGTCAGCATGGTGAAGATGGTCAGGCCGATCGCCAGCGGCACCCAGCCGCCGTCGGGAACCTTGATCAGATTGGCGCCGAGATAGGCGATATCGACGATGAAGAAGACGGCGAGGACCGGGATCGCCTTCCACGCCGGCC
This window contains:
- a CDS encoding glutathione S-transferase family protein — its product is MTTPNARPILYHCPDARSLRCLWAVEEAGIDVDLRVLKFPPRAFEPDYRAVNPLMTVPGWVEACPERLQGSRRGRLMTESAAICERIAEGTPLEVRRDEADYWDARNWLHRSDATLTFPLAIMIRYTRVEPEHRRLAQAVADYKAFFGGRAKSIEAALADGRDWLVAGRFTVVDIVIGYAAFLATTLGADDGLGEATRHWLARCMARDGFKAARRRQTIG
- a CDS encoding cold-shock protein, translated to MATGIVKFFSQDKGYGFIENEDGSGDNFVHITAVQSAGMTTLNKDQRVSYELETGRNGKTSAINLQSA
- the infA gene encoding translation initiation factor IF-1, which encodes MAKEELMTFEGQIDEILPDGRFGVVLENGHRVIVYTAGRMRRFRIRSVVGDAVRVEMTPYDLTKGRLVYRERGGGPAVAGQRKRR
- a CDS encoding NAD(P)H-dependent flavin oxidoreductase; translated protein: MALPPIFDRLRLPVIGSPLFIVSGPELVIAQCKAGVVGSFPALNARPQPLLDEWLHQITEELAAWDRAHPDRLSAPFAVNQIVHKSNDRLEADIATCEKWKVPITITSLGARAELNQAVHGWGGITLHDVIDDRFARKAVEKGADGLIPVAAGAGGHAGRQSPFALVQEIREWFDGPVALSGAIGHGRSILAAQACGADLAYIGSAFIATAEANAEDGYKNGIVEGRADDIVYSNLFTGVHGNYLRQSIVAAGMDPDSLPEGDLKTMNFGSGGNTKVKAWKDIWGSGQGIGPVTAVRPVAEFVAELEAQYLAARRELEAKVRL
- a CDS encoding AHH domain-containing protein — protein: MGVDGPDRWRGGRADDRSRGIRQRPLTAMRRWQGAPPPQPGFQRHHLIPVALLRRPQMAAMFRQLEIDGFALHRFDRNGLILPGCESAALSSGHALHRGPPRDYNDVLAARVEQVRVHFALHAPADLRSARRTATMRLRLLQDVMRRALTDRHGGAFWLNRRDPMRLFADRPYLDDAIGRLFGGYTKVR